In Tachypleus tridentatus isolate NWPU-2018 chromosome 7, ASM421037v1, whole genome shotgun sequence, a genomic segment contains:
- the LOC143254926 gene encoding uncharacterized protein LOC143254926, translated as MDEESMSIDSPVQINLGTSQVSFSATPRNDIAVVSSSSFGLSQQLGTVPVSSSSLVTRQPPSKYTQLLAVIEELGKDIHPTYAGSKSSAERLKRGIVHARILVRECLMETERNART; from the coding sequence ATGGATGAAGAATCAATGTCCATTGATTCTCCAGTACAGATCAATTTAGGCACCTCCCAAGTTAGTTTTTCTGCTACTCCTAGAAATGATATTGCAGTTGTATCATCTTCATCGTTTGGCTTGAGTCAACAGCTCGGGACAGTGCCAGTTTCGAGTAGTAGCTTGGTGACACGACAGCCTCCTTCGAAATATACACAGTTACTTGCAGTGATTGAAGAACTAGGAAAAGATATCCATCCAACTTATGCTGGAAGTAAAAGTTCTGCTGAGCGTTTGAAACGTGGAATTGTTCACGCTCGCATCTTGGTGAGAGAGTGCCTGATGGAAACAGAAAGAAATGCTAGGACttaa